In the Proteiniborus sp. DW1 genome, TATGGTATCTATATGCTTTTTGTTCTAATTTCTTTCCAGTCATAACAACTTTTTCAGCATTAATTACTATTACATAGTCTCCTGTATCAACATGAGGTGTGTATATAGGTTTATGTTTTCCTCTTAATATGCTTGCAATTTCAGAACTAAGTCTTCCTAGTGTTTTTCCTTCAGCGTCAATAACATACCATTTTCTTTCAATTTCATTAGGCTTTGCAATAAAACTTTTCATCTATTTCCCTCCTTAAAAACCGATGAGTTGAATGTATTTATATAAAAATCCGGGGCTAGTGGATTTTTTATGCTAACATACCTTTATATTTTAATACAACCTACCACGTGTGTCAAGTCATTTTCAATAAATCGGAAAATTATTTCTTAAGCAGATTGCCAAAATCTCTAATTTCCTACAAGTAGTTTATGCAGTGTCTAATAAAGCACCCTTTCTAAGTACAGACCATGTGGAGGTGCAGTGTGACCTGCATTTTTTCTTTCTCTAGATAATATGATTTCTGGAATAGAACTACTACATATCTTTCCCATACCTATATCTACTAGTGTACCTACTACGATCCTAACCATATTATATAAAAAACCATTTCCATTTATTCTAAACTCTATCAGTTCGTAGTTTTTATCTAACTGCACACTATATACTGTTCTAGTGGTATCCTCTACTGAGCTTCCAGAAGCCATAAATGACCTAAAGTCATGTGTCCCAACTATATCTGTGGCTGACTTACGCATTATGTTAAAATCTAGCTTTTGGGGCACATGATATGCAAGGTTTCTAAGTAGTGGACTTGGAACTCTTCTATTATATATAAGATATCTATATTCTTTTCCCTTGGCACTATACCTTGAATGAAAAGCGCTGTCCACCTCTTCCGAATGACTTATTGCTATGTCTTTAGGTAGATTAGCGTTTATGGCATCTTTGAACTTTTCACTAGGTATTCTAGAATCAGTAAAAAAGTTAGCCACTTGTCCCCTAGCATGAACTCCCCTATCAGTTCTGCCGGACCCAATGATATTAACATCTTCTTTAGTTACTTTTTTGATAGAGTCTTCTAGTGTTTCTTGTATAGTAGCTTGATTAGGCTGTTTTTGCCAACCAAAATAATTTGTCCCGTCATATTCTATTATGAGCTTTATATTTCTCATAACTTATCCCTTCTATATATACCTATATGTGATTATTATTGCTACAAAAACTGCGGTTATACTGAGTGCTATGAAATCTAACTTCTCAAACTTTAATTCCTTCATTCTAGTTCTGTTTTCTCCGCCTCTATAGCATCTTGCCTCCATCGCCATAGCTAGCTCATCAGCACGTCTAAAAGCACTTACAAAAAGTGGCACTAATAGTGGAACCAGGCTCTTTGCTCTATTCATTATGTTTCCACTTTCGAAATCCGCTCCTCTCGCCATTTGAGCCTTCATAATCTTATCCGTCTCTTCTAATAACGTAGGTATAAATCTAAGTGCTATAGTCATCATCATAGCCAGCTCATGGGCTGGTACACCTACTTTACTTAGTGGCTTTAGTAAACTTTCTATTCCGTCAGTTAATGAAATTGGTGATGTTGTAAGAGTCAGTAGTGAGGTTCCCATGACTAAGAATATTAGCCTTAAGGCCATAAATGTAGCCTGTATTAGTCCCTCTTTTGTTACATCTAATGGCCCAATTTCAAATAGTATTTCACCCTTTGTCATAAATAGGTTAATTAAAAAAGTAATAGAAATTATCAAAATTAAAGGCTTTAATCCCTTTAATACATAGTTAAGTGGAACCTTTGATAATTTTATCGCTACTAGAATAAAAGCTACCACAAGGATATATGGATAAAAGCTATTTATAAAGAATAAGGCTATAATAAATGCAAAGGTGGCTAGTAGCTTTACTCTAGGGTCTAGTCTATGAATAATTGTATCACCTGGAAAATATTGACCTATGGTTATATTCTTAAGCATTTCCACTTCTCCTTAAATACTTTAATATTTCTTCCCTTGCCTCTTCCACTGTAAGTACATCTTCTTTAACATCAATCCCTTTATTCTTAAATGCCTTCATAAAATATGTTATCTGAGGCGCTCCTAAGCCAAGTCCTTCTAATTCATCAGCTCTTCTAAACACTTCCCTTGGTGAGCCTACCATGGCTACTTTGCTTTTATGCATCACAATAATTTTATTCACTAAACGAGCTATATCCTCCATACTATGGGATACTAATATTATAGTCATCTTGTTTTTCTCATATAGATTTTGGATTTGTCCTAGTATATCATCTCTTCCTTTAGGGTCAAGTCCTGCTGTTGGCTCGTCTAGCACTAAAACTTCAGGCTTCATTGCTAGTACCCCTGCTATGGCTACTCTTCTCTTCTGTCCACCACTAAGCTCAAATGGAGATCTTTCACTAACTGCTTCAAAGTCTAAGCCTACAAGCTCCATTGCTTCTTTCACTCTTCTATCTACTTCTTCTTGTGGCAATCCTAAATTAATTGGTCCAAATGCAATATCCTTATATACTGTTTCTTCAAATAGTTGGTGCTCTGGATATTGAAATACAAGGCCTACCTTTTGACGTATGGCTTTTAAACTAACACCTTTTGAGGTTATGTCTACATCTCCTATTGTGATCTTGCCTGATGTAGGCTTAATAAGTCCGTTTAAATGCTGAATTAATGTAGATTTTCCCGAGCCTGTATGCCCAATTAACCCCACAAACTCACCCTCATTAATCTCAAGATTTATATTATCTAAAGCCTTAGATTCAAAAGGCGTATTTTCGTTATATATAAAAGTTAAGTTTTCTATTTTTATTGACATAGTAATCCCACCAATTCATCTACTGTTAATATGTCTGCTGGAAGGTTAACTCCTTCTTTTCTAAGCTCATATACTAACTCTGTAACCTGTGGTACATCAAGGCCTAGCTTCTTTAGCTTTTCAACTTGACTGAAAACCTGTTTTGGTGTTCCTTCTAATACCACTTGTCCCTCTTCCATAACTATTATTCTATCTGCGTTCACTGCCTCATCCATATAGTGTGTAATATGAACAATTGTCTTTTTTTCTTCTCTATTTAGCTTTTGTATAGTATTCATTACTTCTTTTCTTCCTGAGGGATCTAACATGGCAGTAGGCTCATCTAATACTATACAGTCTGGATTCATTGCTAGTATTCCTGCTATAGCTATTCTCTGTTTCTGTCCACCTGACAGCAAGTGAGGAGCGTGTTTTTTGTAGTGTCCCATTTCTACAATATCAAGTGCCTCATCTACTCTTCTTCTTATTTCTTTAGGGTCTATTCCTTGATTTTCTGGTCCAAATGCTACATCCTCTTCTACTATGGTGGCTACTAATTGATTATCTGGATTTTGAAAGACCATTCCTGCTGTTTGTCTAATGTCCCATATTTTATTATAGTCATTAGTATTCATACCATTTACGTATACATTACCCTTTGTAGGCAATAGTAGTGCATTCATCAATTTTGCAAGTGTAGATTTTCCTGAACCATTGTGTCCAAGAATAACTAAAAATTCTCCTTTTTTAATTTCAAGGCTTACATCCTTTAGAGCCGCAAATTCCTTGTCTTCTGCTGTTGTGTATTCATATGTTACATTATCTATCTTTATCATTGTATCACTCATCTAAATCCCTCTCCAAATACGCATTATGTACCTCTTTAGTCTAACACATGTTTACATATTGTTCAACAAATCTCTATTGTTTCCAACAATTCTATATTATATCATACCGCAAGTAAGGAATAAATAATCAATTTTCATCAGAGTAAAGATATTAAGATAATTTGAAAATATAATAGAAATATACACTAGCCCAATATTTATATTACATTTTCTTAATCAATAAGTAAAAAGGGACTAAGTTTATAATACCCTAACTTAATCCCTATAACACTTTATACTAATTCTAATATTACTATTTCTGCAGCGTCGCCTCTACGTGGTCCAAGTTTTAGAATCCTTGTATAACCACCATTTCTATCTGCATATTTTGGTGCTATTTCATCAAATAAGTTTTTGACTACTGTTTCATCATACACATATGCTAAAACTTGACGTCTAGCATGCAAGTCTCCTCTTTTTGCTAGAGTAATCATTTTTTCTGCCATTCTCTTAGTTTCTTTTGCTCTTGTTTCAGTTGTTTCTATCTTGCCATTTCTAAGTAGGCTTGTAACAAGATTTCTAAGCATTGCTTTTCTGTGATCAGTAGGGCGTCCTAATTTTCTTAGCTTAGCCATCCTTATCCCTCCTTTAAGCTGGTATTACTCATCACTATTCTTTAAACTTAATCCTAATTCTGCAAGTTTTTGTTGAACTTCTTCAAGGGATTTTTTTCCGAGGTTTCTTACCTTCATCATATCTTCTTCACTCTTCTGTGTTAATTCCTCAACAGTATTGATTCCCGCTCTCTTTAAGCAGTTATAAGATCTCACAGAAAGGTCTAGCTCTTCTATAGTCATCTCTAGAACTTTTTCTTTCCTATCTTCTTCTTTTTCAACCATTATTTCTACATCATTAACATGATCTGTTAACGTAATAAATAGATTTAAGTGCTCGTTAAGGATTTTAGCACCTAGAGAAGTTGCTTCATCAGGCTTTATTGTGCCATCTGTCCACACCTCAAGAGTTAATTTATCATAATCAGTAATCTGCCCTACCCTTGTATTTTCAACTTTAAAGTTCACTTTCTTAACAGGAGTATAAATAGAGTCTATAGGGAGAACTCCTATTGGCTGGTTTTCCTTCTTATTTCTTTCAGCAGGAACATAACCTCTCCCTCTTGTCATTTCAAGTTCCATATATAGCTTCGCATCATCTTCAAGAGTAGCTATATGAAGGTCTCTATTTAGTATCTCAACATCACTACCTGTAATAATATCGCCTGCCGTAATCTCTCTTGGTCCTTCTGCTTCAATTTTTAGCATTACAGGCTCATCTGCGTGCATTATGGCAGCAATATTTTTAATGTTTAGTATTATCTCTGAAACATCTTCTAATACCCCAGGTATAGTAGAGAATTCATGTAGTACTCCCTGAATCTTTATAGAAGAAACAGCAGCACCTGGTAATGATGATAGTAAAATTCTCCTTAATGAATTTCCTAGAGTAGTTCCATATCCTCTTTCTAGCGGTTCAACAACAAACTTACCATAAGTGTTGTCTTCATTTATGTCAACAATCTCTATTTTTGGTTTTTCTATTTCTATCATTTACACTTGACCCTCCTCATAATCTTTATTAGGATATCTTGAGGGTAACTGATTCTAATAGTTATTATTTAGAATATAGCTCTACAATTAAGTGCTCTTGTATTGGTAGATCGATATCTTCTCTAGATGGCTCTGAAACAACCTTGCCTAACATATTTTCAATGTCCATTTGTAGCCAAGCCACTACATTCCCTTGGAATCCCTCTTGAAGTTCCTTAAATCTTGGTGATGACTTGCTTCCTTCTTTAACTTCTATAGTATCGCCAACTGAAATTAAATATGAAGGGATGTCAACCTTTTTACCGTTTACTCTAAAGTGACCATGAGTAACAAGTTGTCTTGCTTCAGGTCTTGATGCTGCTAATCCTAGTCTATATACTACGTTATCTAGTCTAGATTCTAGTATCTTTAATAGGTTTTCACCTGTAATTCCTACTGTTTTTTCTGCC is a window encoding:
- the rplM gene encoding 50S ribosomal protein L13, with product MKSFIAKPNEIERKWYVIDAEGKTLGRLSSEIASILRGKHKPIYTPHVDTGDYVIVINAEKVVMTGKKLEQKAYRYHTGYPGGLKEIPYSTLIEKNPEKIISLAVKGMLPKNSLGRAMFKKLKVYKGSEHKHEAQKPEVYEI
- the truA gene encoding tRNA pseudouridine(38-40) synthase TruA codes for the protein MRNIKLIIEYDGTNYFGWQKQPNQATIQETLEDSIKKVTKEDVNIIGSGRTDRGVHARGQVANFFTDSRIPSEKFKDAINANLPKDIAISHSEEVDSAFHSRYSAKGKEYRYLIYNRRVPSPLLRNLAYHVPQKLDFNIMRKSATDIVGTHDFRSFMASGSSVEDTTRTVYSVQLDKNYELIEFRINGNGFLYNMVRIVVGTLVDIGMGKICSSSIPEIILSRERKNAGHTAPPHGLYLERVLY
- a CDS encoding energy-coupling factor transporter transmembrane component T, which translates into the protein MLKNITIGQYFPGDTIIHRLDPRVKLLATFAFIIALFFINSFYPYILVVAFILVAIKLSKVPLNYVLKGLKPLILIISITFLINLFMTKGEILFEIGPLDVTKEGLIQATFMALRLIFLVMGTSLLTLTTSPISLTDGIESLLKPLSKVGVPAHELAMMMTIALRFIPTLLEETDKIMKAQMARGADFESGNIMNRAKSLVPLLVPLFVSAFRRADELAMAMEARCYRGGENRTRMKELKFEKLDFIALSITAVFVAIIITYRYI
- a CDS encoding energy-coupling factor transporter ATPase, coding for MSIKIENLTFIYNENTPFESKALDNINLEINEGEFVGLIGHTGSGKSTLIQHLNGLIKPTSGKITIGDVDITSKGVSLKAIRQKVGLVFQYPEHQLFEETVYKDIAFGPINLGLPQEEVDRRVKEAMELVGLDFEAVSERSPFELSGGQKRRVAIAGVLAMKPEVLVLDEPTAGLDPKGRDDILGQIQNLYEKNKMTIILVSHSMEDIARLVNKIIVMHKSKVAMVGSPREVFRRADELEGLGLGAPQITYFMKAFKNKGIDVKEDVLTVEEAREEILKYLRRSGNA
- a CDS encoding energy-coupling factor transporter ATPase, encoding MSDTMIKIDNVTYEYTTAEDKEFAALKDVSLEIKKGEFLVILGHNGSGKSTLAKLMNALLLPTKGNVYVNGMNTNDYNKIWDIRQTAGMVFQNPDNQLVATIVEEDVAFGPENQGIDPKEIRRRVDEALDIVEMGHYKKHAPHLLSGGQKQRIAIAGILAMNPDCIVLDEPTAMLDPSGRKEVMNTIQKLNREEKKTIVHITHYMDEAVNADRIIVMEEGQVVLEGTPKQVFSQVEKLKKLGLDVPQVTELVYELRKEGVNLPADILTVDELVGLLCQ
- the rplQ gene encoding 50S ribosomal protein L17 — encoded protein: MAKLRKLGRPTDHRKAMLRNLVTSLLRNGKIETTETRAKETKRMAEKMITLAKRGDLHARRQVLAYVYDETVVKNLFDEIAPKYADRNGGYTRILKLGPRRGDAAEIVILELV
- a CDS encoding DNA-directed RNA polymerase subunit alpha, with protein sequence MIEIEKPKIEIVDINEDNTYGKFVVEPLERGYGTTLGNSLRRILLSSLPGAAVSSIKIQGVLHEFSTIPGVLEDVSEIILNIKNIAAIMHADEPVMLKIEAEGPREITAGDIITGSDVEILNRDLHIATLEDDAKLYMELEMTRGRGYVPAERNKKENQPIGVLPIDSIYTPVKKVNFKVENTRVGQITDYDKLTLEVWTDGTIKPDEATSLGAKILNEHLNLFITLTDHVNDVEIMVEKEEDRKEKVLEMTIEELDLSVRSYNCLKRAGINTVEELTQKSEEDMMKVRNLGKKSLEEVQQKLAELGLSLKNSDE
- the rpsD gene encoding 30S ribosomal protein S4, with protein sequence MARYTGPVCRLCRREGQKLYLKGDKCFTDKCPVTRRNYAPGQHGQGRKKLSNYGMQLREKQKVRRYYGISETQMRKYFGMAEKTVGITGENLLKILESRLDNVVYRLGLAASRPEARQLVTHGHFRVNGKKVDIPSYLISVGDTIEVKEGSKSSPRFKELQEGFQGNVVAWLQMDIENMLGKVVSEPSREDIDLPIQEHLIVELYSK